The Flavobacterium psychrotrophum region TCCTGCTCGTCAAGGCTGTAGCGTTGCTGACGTATTTTTTCGGTATAGTAACGCCAGTCGTAGGGTTGTACCTCTTCCTTAATCGTGTCGGCAAGCATCAGGGCCTCAATGTCGGCAGCCTCTTCTTTGGCTTTGGCCAATGCCGGAGACCATACTTCATCCATCAGTTTGTACACATTTTCGGGCGTTTTAGCCATACGCTCGTCCAGCACATAGTGTGCATGGGTTTTGTAGCCCAATATCTGTGCGCGTTCCATGCGCAGGTTTGCTAACTGAACAATATTAATGCGGTTGTCTTTTGCATTACCGTTGTTGCCGCGGTTTTGGTAGGCTTCCCATATCTTTTTCCTGAGCTTGCGGTTATCTGCATATTGCAGAAACGGCATTACGCTGGCATTTTGCAGTGTAAAAATCCACTGACCTTCTTTTTCCCTGGCTTTAGCTTCCTCTGCAGCGGCCGCAACAATACTTTCGGGTAATCCGGCAAGGTCGTCTTTGTTATCTATTACAAGTTGAAAATCATTGGTTTCTGCCAGTACGTTATCGCCAAACTTAAGCGATATTACCGCCAGCTCTCCGTTTATCTTGCGCAGGCGCTCCTTTTTATCTTCGGGGAGCCCGGCTCCATTGCGCACAAAGGCTTTGTATTTACGCTCCAGCAATTTTGCATCTTCATTATTCAGCTTCAGGTCAATTTGTTTGTCCCAAACCTGTTTTACGCGTGCAAACAGCTTTTCGTTCATATATATATTGTCGTAGTGCCTTGTTATTTCGGGCGCTATATCCTGGGCTACCAGTTGCAGTTGCTCATTTGTTTCGGCGCTGTTCAGGTTATTGAATACGGTATAAATACGGTTTAGTAACATGCCGCTGTCTTCAAATGCTACTATGGTATTTTTAAAATCGGGCAGGGCATGGCTGTTTGCTATAGCATCTATCTCGCCCTGGTGTATGCGCATGGCCTCTTGTAAGGCCGGCTTAAAGTGGTCGTTTTTAATAACGTTAAACGGTGGAGCTCCATAAGGGGTATCCCAGGTAGCCAGCAACGGGTTTTCGTCGCCTATGGTACCTGCCTTATTTTCCTGGTGGCAAGACATAAGTGTAGTGGTTAATGTTAGTATTAGTAAGTTTCTTACTGTTTTTATCATAGTAGTAAAGTTAACCTTTATAATGCGGGGGCACAAATAAAGTGTTGATATCGTAATCCTTTAGCTGCAAATTACGGTTTATAAACGTCTTAAAGTATTAAGGCGGCGTTAAATAAGGCAGGGCTTTAACAGGAAAAAACTAACTTTATTATACACTTATAATACACACCTTATGAAATTCAACGCAAAAAAAATTGCCATAACCTTCTTTAAGTGGACCGGTATTTTTATCGCGTTCATTTTACTGATGCTCTTTCTTATACCGCTGCTTTTTCCGGGGAAGATTGAGTCTGAAGTAAAAAAACTGGCTAACGAGCGCCTCTCCGGAGAACTTAATTTTAAGAATACCAAGCTGTCGTTCTTTACGCACTTTCCGTCGCTTACGGTTTCGCTAGACGATATCTCGCTTACGGGGTCAGCACCTTTTGCAAACGATACATTATTAAAAGCAGACCAGGTGGCATTTGGCATTAACCTGAAGCACCTTATTTTTGATAAAGAGGTAAAGGTAGATGAGCTGTATTTAAGCGAGGGGCTTATAAATGTAAAGGTAAACCAAAAAGGACAGGCTAATTATAACGTATATATAAACCCCAATAAAGATAAAGACGAGCCTAAAAAGCCCGATGAGCCTGAAGAGGGTACGGCTATACAGCTGGACCGTATAGACCTGCGTAACTGCCATATGATCTATAACGACCATTCGGCAAAAATACTTATTGATGCCTATGGATTTAATTACCTGGGCAAAGGCGGGTTGAGTAAAGATGTATTTGACCTTGAAACTAATGCCGATATTGATTCGCTCGATTTTTATTACGACCGTTTCCCATACCTAAAGCGTAAAGAGGTGCATGCCGATCTTGTAACCCGTGTTAATACCAATGCATTATCTTTTATCCTTGAAAAAAATGAGCTTCGTGTAAACGAGCTTCCGGTAGAGTTTACAGGGTTTTTTACCATATTTAAAGATGGTTATAACATAGGCATTGATGCCGCCAGTAAAAAGACTACGCTTAAGGATATTTTTAGCATACTGCCGCCATCTTACCTTTCGTGGATGGAAGATACCAGGATAAAAGGCCGTGCCGATTTGCTTTTTACCTTTAAGGGCAGGTACAACGCCTCTAAAGGCCAAAAGCCTACTATGGGTATTAACCTTAAGGTGCGCGATGGTTTTGTGCAAAACAATAAAGCTCCGGCAGCACTGGAAGATTTTCAGATGTATCTGGATGCTAAGTTGCCTGCATTAGATATGAACCGCCTGGCTGTAAACCTTAAGACGCTCGATTTTAAGGTAGGCGACAAGGGGTTTTTTAAAGCCAGCCTCAATACAAACGGTTTTGATATTATGAAAGTAAAAGCCGATATAAAAGGTGCGCTTGATCTTGCCGATGTAGATGCCGCATTAGGCTTACCTAATATAGACCTTAAGGGTATGCTGAAAACCGATATTGTAGCAAACGGTGTTTATGATGCTAAGAAGAAACTGTTTCCTAAAACAAAAGGCGATATCATATTGCGCAACGGTTGGCTTAAAACCAGTTTTTATCCAAATCCTATTAAGGATATTACTTTTGTAGCCAGCGTTACTAATGCCACCGGTACTTATGATGATCTTAAAGTGTCGGTTACACCTGCATCGTTTGTGTTTGAGGGTAATCCGGTTTATGTAAACGCTACTGTGAGTGATTTTAACGATATGTATTATAAAGCCCGTATTAAAGGCGAGCTCAATGTAGGGCGCATATACAAAGTGTTTGCACAAAAAGGACTGGATGTTACCGGATATGCCAAGGCCGACCTTCGCCTTAATGGCCGACAGAGCTATGCCACAACAGGGCAATACAGCAAGCTGGACAATACCGGAACCATATTGCTTAAAAATATAAAGACGACCAGTGAGCTGTTCCCTAAAGCGTTCTTTATTAACGAAGGCCACTTTAGGTTTGAAAACGAAAAAATGTGGTTTGATAAGTTTAAGGCGCACTATGGCAAATCAGATTTTGCGCTCAACGGGCACCTGCTAAACACCATTAATTATTTTTTAGAAAGTAACGGTACGCTACACGGCGAGTTTAACCTTAAGTCGGCACTGATAGATGTAGACGAGTTTATGGCGCTGAAAGAAGGCGAAAACAAGGACAGAAAAACAGCTGTTGCGTATGCTAAAGAAGAAAATCCTAAAATGAGTGGGGTAGTGGTGTTGCCTACAAACCTTGATGTGTTTTTAATAGCCAATGCTAATAAAGTATCTTATAACGGGCTTGTACTGGATAACCTTATAGGCAAAGCCGGAATAAGCAAAGGGCAATTGTTCCTGGAAAATACGACTTTTAATATAATAGGCTGCACGGTAGGTATTGATGCCAGGTATGATGATGAATCGCCGCTTACTGCAAATTTTGATGCACATTTTCGTGCGAAAGATTTTAGTGTGCAACGTGCTTATAAAGAAATACCTATGTTTCATGACATGGTAACTGCCGCAGAAAAAGCACAGGGCATCATTTCTATCGACTATAAAATTAAGGGCGACCTTAATGGCAATATGGGGCCTATTTATGAATCGCTTGAAGGCGGAGGTACTGTATCGCTTCGTGATGTAAAGGTAAGCGGACTCAAAATGTTTGGCAGTATTAGCAGCAAAACAGGGCAGGACGGCCTGGATAACCCGCATATGAAAGATATAGTGGTTAAAACTACCATTGATAACAACCTTGTGCGCATTGATGATTTTACGTTTAAAGTCGCCGGTTTCCGCCCTAGTATAAAAGGAACTACAAGTTTTGATGGGCTTTTAGATTTAAGAATACGCCTTGGGTTGCCTCCAGGGGGAATAATAGGTATACCTATAGTAGTAGTGGGAACCCACAGCGACCCCAAGATAAAAGTATTTAGTAAAACAGGACAAAGAATTAATGGTTCTGTTTATAATGAAAAGACCAATACTGTTATAAAAGAAGAGAAAAAGGAAACACCTTTAGAAAAGAAAAAACGGGAACAGAAGGAGAAGAAAAATTAGTGTTCAGTATTCAGTTAGCAGTTGATGCTGTGTACTGAACACTGAACACTGAACACTGAACACAATGTACTTACTACTCTAACTTACACACCCGGTACAGGCATTTCTGTGCTTATGGCAATGCGGTTCCATGCGTTTATGGTTACAGCTGCCATAATAATGTTGGCTATGTATTCTTCAGTAAAATACTCTAATGCCTTTTTGTAGGTCGTTTCGGTAAGCCCCTGGTTGTGTATCAGTGCAATCTCTTCGGCTATTGCTAAAACTACTTTTTCTTCTTCAGTAAAAAGCCCTGATTCTTTCCATGCGTTTAGTAAAAAGATACGCTGTGCAGTCTCTCCATATTTAAGGGCGTCTTTAGTGTGCATGTCTAAACAAAAGGCACAGCCGTTTATTTGAGATGTTCTTATTTTAAGGAGTTCTTTGTGTGTTTTAGACAATCCGCTCTCTACAGTTACAGATAATGCGTACATGGCTTTCCATGCGTTTGGTGTGGTTTCTGCGATTTTAACTCTTGTGCTCATGATGTTGATTTTTAAATAAATTATCTATTGAAAAGAAATTGTTGTTTACTGTTGAAAGAAGAAACCCTGCTGCACTTCCTACCCATACCGAATAATCAAGTGTGGCTTTAATACCTACAGAAAGTGCCATTGAGATTGCAAAACCCAGCAGGAGAAATCCGGTACCGGTGGCTGTAAAACGTGTTTTATAGCCAGCTATTAATAAAGTGCCAAAAGCAATTTCTAACAGCGTTGCAGTAACTGCCGCAGTTTGGGTTAAAGCATCAGGAAGGTAAAAAGTAAGGGTATGTGTGTAAGCAACAAAGTTTTGCCAGTTACCCCAGTTGGCATTGCTACCCCAAAAACCAAAGCGGTCTGCTACGGCAGATAGCAGGGAGGTGCCCAGCGCGATGCGTAAAAATAGTGGGATATATTGATGTAGTGTTGTCATCTTATTGCCTGTTTTTTAATTACATGACAAAGTTCGGCAACAAGAAAGCTAAAAAACTTAAACTGGTTTAAGAAAGCATTTTTCGGCGCAATTCACTTAAATATTCCGGCGTAAAGCCAAGGAAAGAAGCAATAAGGTATTGGGGGATACGCTGGATGAAGTACGGATGCTTTTTACAAAAATGCAGGTACAATTCTTCTCTTGTGTAATCGTACAGGTATTTTATACGCATTTGCGATGCAGCGTAGGCACGCTGGTACACAAACCTAAAGTAACGTTCCATTTTTGGGTGCATAGTCAGTAATTCTTCCTGTGCAGCATGGCTTATCATCAAAATCTCAGAGCGTTCTACCGCCTGTATGCTAAACTCGCTTTGCAGCAGGTGTTCATAAGCTATATTATCGGTAATCCACCAGGTTTCAATAGCAAACTCAGTTGTGTGTTCCACACCTTTATCATTTATAAAAAACTTACGCAGGCAGCCTTCAAGCACAAAGTAATGATAATTGCATATCTGTCCTTTCTCCATTATGGTCTCTTTCTTTTTAAGATGGGCCTGAGTAAAGTAGGGCAGTACCTCCTGGAATTCTTCATCGCTAATTTCTATAAATTTCTCGAGGTGCTTTTTAAAAATGTGAGACATGGTTGGGTATTGGATAGTTGTGAGAATTAAAAATGCCACAAATTTTACTAATTTACACAAATTAAATTGTGCGGTAAGTAAAATTTGTGGCAAAGTAAAGTGGGTAGTGTTTAAGCGTTTATAGCTTCTACCTTAATATCATTGTCATTAAGCATATCTTTAAGCATATTCTCTATACCGCTCTTTAAGGTAAATGTACTGCTTGGGCAGCCACTGCACGCGCCCTGTAGTATAACCTTAACGCGCTTATCAGCCTCGTCATAACTTTCAAAGGCAATATTACCGCCATCGCCCTGTACGGCAGGCTTAACATACTCCTCTAAGATGTTAATGATGCGTTGCGATGTAGTATCCAGGCTATCAAAATAAGCTTCATCCTGCTTTTCGGCTTGTGGAGTTGCTTTTATAAGGCTCTCGTCTACTACCGTATTTCCTTCCTCAATAAACTTACGGATAAACTCACGCAGTTCCATAGTAATGTCCTGCCACTCTGCCATTGCATATTTAGTAACAGAGATATAGTTCTCGTCAATAAAAATCTCCTTAATAAAAGGCGATTTAAAAAGCTCGCGCGCTAGCGGAGAAGCCTCTGTCTCGTCAATGTTCTTAAACTCGGCCATGCTTTTTGTAAGGTTCTTGTTGCTTACAAACTTCATTACCGATGGGTTTGGGGTACTTTCTGCATAAATGGTAACGGGCACCTTCTTTTTAACATCGGTAGTTTCATTTAGAATGATGCCACCTTTGTTTACAAAGTCTTCAATTTGCTCTGCTACCTGCTCTTGTACATCTTCCCACTCTGCTATAGAGTATTTTTCAACAGCTACAAAATTGCCTGATATATATACGGTTTTTACAAACGGCAGGTAAAACAGTTGCTTGGCAAGCGGGCTTGTCGCAGTGTCATCTATATTTTTATATTCATAATTGCCTGTCTTGGCAATAAACTCGCTAAATTCAAATTTTATAATAGCGGCGTTTTGTGTCGGCCTGATGGTTACTTTTTCCATGTGTATTAAAATTTAGGCAAAATTACGACAAAAAATGATACTCTGCGGGTTACTTACCTATAGTATTGCGGGCTGTAATTTTAAGAAAACATTTGCAAAAAATGTTAAAATGGTTTTGTATGAGATTGTGCTGTAAAATATTAACAATAAAATGACATAAAATAAGTTATTGATAATACACTTTGATGATTGTTTATTGAGGTATTTCGCTAATTTTGCTGTCAATTTTGTGAGGATTAGTTAAAATAGATGCGTTATTGTAAAAACGGTGGTGCATATGCCATCATTTTTTCTAATAATATTTGGATATGGTAACCAACCTAACACAAAAATTTATATATTTGACCGCTATGGAAAATTACTGTAAAGTAAGCATGAAACGGAGGATAGCACCTGTAGTTATAATGTACTTATTTAACATTAATCGCCACACGGTCTAACTAATTAAAGAGCTCAATATCATTAAACGATCAATGGTCAACATGAATTTTAAAAAGGTTTATCTTATTTTTGGATTATTTTTAGCCCAAATGTCTTTCGCTCAGGAAGGTGTTGCGGTATATTCAGATTACCTGTCTGATAACTATTACCTAATACACCCGTCTATGGCAGGTGCCGCAAATTGTGCTAAGATTAGGGCTACCGCACGCCAGCAATGGTTTGGTCAGGATGATGCTCCACAACTTCAGACCATTAGCTTTAACACGGCTGTAGGAGAAAATTCTGGTGTGGGTGCTATAGTATTTAATGATAAGAACGGTTACCATTCTCAAACAGGAGCCAAACTTACCTATGCCCACCATATTAAATTTTCAAGAAGCGATTACGATTTAAATATGCTATCATTTGGTATGAGCGCAGGTCTTGTACAAAGCCGTCTTGATGAAACAGAATTCGATCCTGGATTTGACCCTATTATTGATGGTGGCATGAAACAAAAAGATTCTTATTTTAACGTAGATATAGGTGCATCATACCACTACCTTGATTTTTATGCACACTTTACTGCTAAGAACGTTATTAAAAGTAAAAGAAACCTTTATACAGATATAGAAAGTTCAAACCTTACTTCTTACCTGTTGACGGCAGGCTATGTATTTGGTCTTAATGATGATGTTTGGTCTCTTGAGCCGTCATTAATGTTCCAAAGCGTTAGTGAAACTAAAGAAAAAACAATCGATGTTAACCTTAAAGCATACCGTGAGTTAGATTTTGGTCGTGTTTGGGGTGGTCTTTCTTACAGAAGAAGCCTGGATGGTGCACAGTACCAGCTTACACCGGGATCTAGCGTTCAGGAACAATATATGCAATATATTACGCCAATTATTGGTGTAAACTATAAGAGCTTTATGTTCTCTTATACCTATTCTTATCTTACAGGAGATGTTAAGTTTGATAATAGTGGTTTCCACCAAATTACTATTGGTCTTAACCTTAACTGTAAACGCGATCGTTATGATTGCCACTGTCCTGCAGTTAATTAATTATAAAGTAATATTTTTAATTCCGTCCCGATATATGTATTTATTTCGGGACGTTTTTTTTTACAACTATGGCACTAATTAAAGAAGTTAGGGGTAAATATCCCCGAATACCCGATGATTGTTATATAGCAGAAAATGCTACCATTATAGGAGATGTAACGTTAGGGGCAGAGAATAGTATATGGTTTAATGCAGTTGTGCGCGGTGATGTGCATTATATTAAGACCGGTAACAAAGTAAATATACAAGATGGCGCAGTAATACACTGTACGTATCAAAAACATCCTACCCAGATAGGTAATAACGTTTCTATAGGGCACAATGCCATAGTGCATGGCTGTACCATTCATGATAATGTGCTTGTGGGTATGGGGGCAATTATTATGGATAACTGCGTAATAGAGAGTAACTGTATTATTGCTGCGGGTGCTGTAGTTACCCAAAACACACGTGTAGAAAGCGGTACCATATATGCCGGTGTACCTGCAAAAAAAGTAAAGGATATTAATGCCTCAGATTTTGCCGGAGAAATAGAGCGTATATCAAACAATTATGTAATGTATTCTTCCTGGCTAAAGGAGTAGGGCCATATTTTAAAAATCACGCTCTGCCACAGGATAATTACTTACTATAGACTGAAGTACTTCAGGATTAAAGTTTGTGTAAAAAGCCTGTGTGCTTTCATGGGGCAAAGTATTAAGAAGGTTGTGCTGTTTAAGTACAGCCTTTGTTCGTTTTGCAACGGCAGCGCCAGAGTCGACAATAGCGACTGTTTCAGGTAATATCTTTTTAATCTGCGGTACAAGGTAGGGGTAGTGGCTACAGCCCAATACAAGGTAGTCTATGTTAGCATCAATCATAGGTTGCAGGTATTCTTTAAGCAACTCCATAACTTCCGGAGAGTTTAGTTTACCATTTTCAATGAGCGATACAAGGTTGTAGCCCACTTGTTCTATCACATTTACATCTGTAAATCCGGCTACGGTTTTATTAAATAGCTCGCTGCTAAGCGTGCCTTTAGTAGCTAGTATGCCAATGGCGTTTGTTTTAGTATGTATGGCTGCAGGCTTAATAGCCGGTTCTATGCCTATAAATGGTATGTTGTATGCTTTGCGAAGTTCTGTTATGGCATTTGTTGTGGCGGTATTACAGGCTACTACAACCATTTTTGCCCCTTGTTCCAGGAGGTAATCTGTATTTTTAAAGCTAAGTTCTACAATCTCTTCTTTAGAGCGTTGACCATAAGGGGCATTCCTGCTGTCTGCAAGGTATATGGTATCTTCATTAGGCAGTAGGCTATGAATTTCTTTCCAGATTGATGTGCCACCTATGCCGGAATCGAACAAACCAATGGGTTGAAGGCTTTTTTCCATAACACAAATATAAAAAAAAACGGCCCATAAAAATGAGCCGTTTTGTATGATGTGTTACTAAGGTAATTCTTAGAAACCAAGTTCTTTTTTAACATCAGCAAGAAGGTCTGGTCCATCAGCAACAAGAAGGCCACTGCCTGTTGTAGCATCAAGTACATACTGGAAACCTTTAGCTTTAGCTACTTTTTGTATTGCTGCTTTAGCTTTTTCAAGAATTGGTTTGTAGATGGCTTCTTGTTTATCCTGAAGCTCTTTAGAAGCATTTTTTTGATATTCCTGGATTCTACCTTGCATATCCTGAACTTCTTTGCTACGCGTTTCGTTTACTGCATCTGTAACAGTTGAAGCTTCTTTTTCATACTGGCCTACTTTTTTCCTGAATTCCTCAACCATGGTATTGTATTGAGTATCGTAAGTTTTAGTAAGTTTTTCAAGCTGTGCATTTGCGGCTTTCATTTCAGGAGAAGCAGTCATTAGTTCACTTACATTAATGTGCGCTACTTTTGCCTGTGCAGAAGCAGCCTGGCTAAATCCTACGAAAAGTATTGCAGCGATTAACAAAGATTTCAATTGTTTCATCATTTAAGGTATTTATTATTAATTTTTGTTTTTAGTTTCTCTTTTAGTCATTTCCGTTTGCAGGTGTTCCCGGTGCGGGGTCATCGCCTGCAGGTGCGGCAGGAGCACTTGTATTCTTTTTTTCGTCCCTGGCTCTTTGAGCTGCATCACGCTTGTCCTGTGCTTCTTTTTTGCGCTGTTCTAATGCTGCGCTACGTGCAGCTTGTTTTTCTTCACGCTGCTCTTTTGCGGCCTGGGCTGCTGCATCACGTGCGGCCTTGGCTTCTTCTGCGGTTCTCTTGGCAGGTGTCTTTTTCTCAGCAGCATCTGTATCTTCGTTATCAGCCTTTGTTGCGGGTGCCGTTTTTTTATTGCTTTCAGCTGGAGCGTCATCATCACCTCCCGGGGTTGATGTATCTGCGTCTTTAGTATTGTCTTTTTTCTTTGCCGGTGGGGTAGTGCCATTTTTTTTGGCTTCAGCCGCAGCCTTACGGTCTTCGATCAGTTGGTTTCGCCTTTCCTGTGCTTCTGCCCTTTTAGCATCTCCGGCCGCTTTACGGTCGTCTATAGCTTTTTGCCTTGCCGCTTTTTTATCTTCAAGAGCCTTTTGCTTATCAACATAATCAGGGTCAGTTTTCATTTCCTCATCCTTTTCCTGCTCTTCAAGTTTTTTCGCTTCTTTGCTGGAAAGCTTTTGCTGCTTGGCGCTACGGGTAAGCCTCCTCACAATAAGGTCGCTAATATCGTGCTTATTAGCTGCAAATAGCATGGTAAGGTCACTTGACTTGTCAAAAACAAAATCTAATTTACGAGTAGCAGCAATATCCTGAACTATAGTAAATACCTGATCTTGTATTGGTTTTACCAGTACCGTTTTTTGGGTAATAAGGTCGCCCTTCGCACCAAATTTCTTATCCTGATAGTCTATTAGCTCTTTTTCAAGAACTGCAATCTCTTCTTCACGATCTTCTATAAGCTCTTTAGTAAGCAATGCCTTTTCGGCCTGAAGGCTTTCTTTAAGCTTGGTTATGTCGTTTCGCTTAACGTCCATTTCCTGTTTCCACTTGGCGGCGCGTTGCTCGAGCTGGTTTTTAGCCTCGGCAAAATCCGGCACTTTATCCAATATGTACTCCATGTCTATATAGGCTATCTTAAGCGCCTTGCTGCCCTGTGCAGTTGCTGTAAGCCCTGCAAAAACAGTAAACAGTAAAATAAAATATCTTTTCATAAGCTCTCGCATTTACATATTAGAAAATATCGTGCCAATTTTTTAGAACTGTTGTCCTATGATAAAGTGTGGTTCCCAGCCATTTGGTTTGCCACCAGGG contains the following coding sequences:
- a CDS encoding M3 family metallopeptidase encodes the protein MIKTVRNLLILTLTTTLMSCHQENKAGTIGDENPLLATWDTPYGAPPFNVIKNDHFKPALQEAMRIHQGEIDAIANSHALPDFKNTIVAFEDSGMLLNRIYTVFNNLNSAETNEQLQLVAQDIAPEITRHYDNIYMNEKLFARVKQVWDKQIDLKLNNEDAKLLERKYKAFVRNGAGLPEDKKERLRKINGELAVISLKFGDNVLAETNDFQLVIDNKDDLAGLPESIVAAAAEEAKAREKEGQWIFTLQNASVMPFLQYADNRKLRKKIWEAYQNRGNNGNAKDNRINIVQLANLRMERAQILGYKTHAHYVLDERMAKTPENVYKLMDEVWSPALAKAKEEAADIEALMLADTIKEEVQPYDWRYYTEKIRQQRYSLDEQELKPYFSLDGVRDGIFLVCDRLYGLKFKQVKDAPVYHKDVTTWEVADNDGKLLGLLYMDFFPRAGKKGGAWMTSFRKQRTVDGKRITPIISIVCNFTKPTATIPSLLTFDEASTFFHEFGHALHGLLSNVTYESLAGTSVPTDFVELPSQIMENWASDPEVLTLYAKHYKTGAVIPAELIEKMQQAGTFDQGFATVEYLAAAYLDMDYHNRTEAITQNIVPFEEASMKKIGLISSIIPRYRSTYYNHIFSGGYSAGYYSYIWSGVLDTDAFEAFKETSLFNRQLAAGFRTKILERGGTGDPATMYKSFRRADPSTKALLKKRGLDAITKPTDSVKKGKATIKK
- a CDS encoding AsmA family protein, translated to MKFNAKKIAITFFKWTGIFIAFILLMLFLIPLLFPGKIESEVKKLANERLSGELNFKNTKLSFFTHFPSLTVSLDDISLTGSAPFANDTLLKADQVAFGINLKHLIFDKEVKVDELYLSEGLINVKVNQKGQANYNVYINPNKDKDEPKKPDEPEEGTAIQLDRIDLRNCHMIYNDHSAKILIDAYGFNYLGKGGLSKDVFDLETNADIDSLDFYYDRFPYLKRKEVHADLVTRVNTNALSFILEKNELRVNELPVEFTGFFTIFKDGYNIGIDAASKKTTLKDIFSILPPSYLSWMEDTRIKGRADLLFTFKGRYNASKGQKPTMGINLKVRDGFVQNNKAPAALEDFQMYLDAKLPALDMNRLAVNLKTLDFKVGDKGFFKASLNTNGFDIMKVKADIKGALDLADVDAALGLPNIDLKGMLKTDIVANGVYDAKKKLFPKTKGDIILRNGWLKTSFYPNPIKDITFVASVTNATGTYDDLKVSVTPASFVFEGNPVYVNATVSDFNDMYYKARIKGELNVGRIYKVFAQKGLDVTGYAKADLRLNGRQSYATTGQYSKLDNTGTILLKNIKTTSELFPKAFFINEGHFRFENEKMWFDKFKAHYGKSDFALNGHLLNTINYFLESNGTLHGEFNLKSALIDVDEFMALKEGENKDRKTAVAYAKEENPKMSGVVVLPTNLDVFLIANANKVSYNGLVLDNLIGKAGISKGQLFLENTTFNIIGCTVGIDARYDDESPLTANFDAHFRAKDFSVQRAYKEIPMFHDMVTAAEKAQGIISIDYKIKGDLNGNMGPIYESLEGGGTVSLRDVKVSGLKMFGSISSKTGQDGLDNPHMKDIVVKTTIDNNLVRIDDFTFKVAGFRPSIKGTTSFDGLLDLRIRLGLPPGGIIGIPIVVVGTHSDPKIKVFSKTGQRINGSVYNEKTNTVIKEEKKETPLEKKKREQKEKKN
- a CDS encoding carboxymuconolactone decarboxylase family protein, translated to MSTRVKIAETTPNAWKAMYALSVTVESGLSKTHKELLKIRTSQINGCAFCLDMHTKDALKYGETAQRIFLLNAWKESGLFTEEEKVVLAIAEEIALIHNQGLTETTYKKALEYFTEEYIANIIMAAVTINAWNRIAISTEMPVPGV
- a CDS encoding DoxX family membrane protein produces the protein MTTLHQYIPLFLRIALGTSLLSAVADRFGFWGSNANWGNWQNFVAYTHTLTFYLPDALTQTAAVTATLLEIAFGTLLIAGYKTRFTATGTGFLLLGFAISMALSVGIKATLDYSVWVGSAAGFLLSTVNNNFFSIDNLFKNQHHEHKS
- a CDS encoding Crp/Fnr family transcriptional regulator translates to MSHIFKKHLEKFIEISDEEFQEVLPYFTQAHLKKKETIMEKGQICNYHYFVLEGCLRKFFINDKGVEHTTEFAIETWWITDNIAYEHLLQSEFSIQAVERSEILMISHAAQEELLTMHPKMERYFRFVYQRAYAASQMRIKYLYDYTREELYLHFCKKHPYFIQRIPQYLIASFLGFTPEYLSELRRKMLS
- a CDS encoding NifU family protein, coding for MEKVTIRPTQNAAIIKFEFSEFIAKTGNYEYKNIDDTATSPLAKQLFYLPFVKTVYISGNFVAVEKYSIAEWEDVQEQVAEQIEDFVNKGGIILNETTDVKKKVPVTIYAESTPNPSVMKFVSNKNLTKSMAEFKNIDETEASPLARELFKSPFIKEIFIDENYISVTKYAMAEWQDITMELREFIRKFIEEGNTVVDESLIKATPQAEKQDEAYFDSLDTTSQRIINILEEYVKPAVQGDGGNIAFESYDEADKRVKVILQGACSGCPSSTFTLKSGIENMLKDMLNDNDIKVEAINA
- a CDS encoding PorP/SprF family type IX secretion system membrane protein — its product is MNFKKVYLIFGLFLAQMSFAQEGVAVYSDYLSDNYYLIHPSMAGAANCAKIRATARQQWFGQDDAPQLQTISFNTAVGENSGVGAIVFNDKNGYHSQTGAKLTYAHHIKFSRSDYDLNMLSFGMSAGLVQSRLDETEFDPGFDPIIDGGMKQKDSYFNVDIGASYHYLDFYAHFTAKNVIKSKRNLYTDIESSNLTSYLLTAGYVFGLNDDVWSLEPSLMFQSVSETKEKTIDVNLKAYRELDFGRVWGGLSYRRSLDGAQYQLTPGSSVQEQYMQYITPIIGVNYKSFMFSYTYSYLTGDVKFDNSGFHQITIGLNLNCKRDRYDCHCPAVN
- a CDS encoding gamma carbonic anhydrase family protein, giving the protein MALIKEVRGKYPRIPDDCYIAENATIIGDVTLGAENSIWFNAVVRGDVHYIKTGNKVNIQDGAVIHCTYQKHPTQIGNNVSIGHNAIVHGCTIHDNVLVGMGAIIMDNCVIESNCIIAAGAVVTQNTRVESGTIYAGVPAKKVKDINASDFAGEIERISNNYVMYSSWLKE
- the murI gene encoding glutamate racemase, with the translated sequence MEKSLQPIGLFDSGIGGTSIWKEIHSLLPNEDTIYLADSRNAPYGQRSKEEIVELSFKNTDYLLEQGAKMVVVACNTATTNAITELRKAYNIPFIGIEPAIKPAAIHTKTNAIGILATKGTLSSELFNKTVAGFTDVNVIEQVGYNLVSLIENGKLNSPEVMELLKEYLQPMIDANIDYLVLGCSHYPYLVPQIKKILPETVAIVDSGAAVAKRTKAVLKQHNLLNTLPHESTQAFYTNFNPEVLQSIVSNYPVAERDF
- a CDS encoding OmpH family outer membrane protein — its product is MKQLKSLLIAAILFVGFSQAASAQAKVAHINVSELMTASPEMKAANAQLEKLTKTYDTQYNTMVEEFRKKVGQYEKEASTVTDAVNETRSKEVQDMQGRIQEYQKNASKELQDKQEAIYKPILEKAKAAIQKVAKAKGFQYVLDATTGSGLLVADGPDLLADVKKELGF
- a CDS encoding OmpH family outer membrane protein, which produces MKRYFILLFTVFAGLTATAQGSKALKIAYIDMEYILDKVPDFAEAKNQLEQRAAKWKQEMDVKRNDITKLKESLQAEKALLTKELIEDREEEIAVLEKELIDYQDKKFGAKGDLITQKTVLVKPIQDQVFTIVQDIAATRKLDFVFDKSSDLTMLFAANKHDISDLIVRRLTRSAKQQKLSSKEAKKLEEQEKDEEMKTDPDYVDKQKALEDKKAARQKAIDDRKAAGDAKRAEAQERRNQLIEDRKAAAEAKKNGTTPPAKKKDNTKDADTSTPGGDDDAPAESNKKTAPATKADNEDTDAAEKKTPAKRTAEEAKAARDAAAQAAKEQREEKQAARSAALEQRKKEAQDKRDAAQRARDEKKNTSAPAAPAGDDPAPGTPANGND